The genomic window TATTCTTCATTATATATGCAGGGATCTTGCATATCCACTTACATACTATAAAGACGTCATTACCCCGCTTAAGGATTCGGAGATAAACAACCGGACGGACAGGGACGCTGTGAGGCTTTTAAAAATGTCTTTGAGGCCGCTTTGCATAGACGGGCCTAACTGTGTGATAGGCGCTGCCCCGGACGGCGCTACGTTTATGGTGCAGGATTCCAAAAAATTAAGGCCCGGCGTTGTTGGAGGAGTGAAGGGCCAATACGGGCTTATGTCCGAGGAGTGCGGGCTTGACAGCGCAATCCCTGAGAGGGATAAATCTAAGGATATATTCCCCATGAAATACGATATGGTCATCATCAGTCCTGATGCCGGGGAGGTGAAGGTATGGAACCAGCTTCACGGTTAGACCAAAATCATGAGTTGACCTTCAGAGAATTCCCTTACATAATTCTCTGGCGGGAAGACCGCTGCATGCGCTGCGGCAAATGCACTGCCGTGTGCCCTGTGAAGGCGATAGAGCCTGCGGTTTCCCTGCAGAGGCTTGTAAAGTCAGAAGACAGTGTGCCGGCCCCCTCCCTTGTCAGGAGCATTACCCATGTTGTTAAGCAGGTAACGGACATAGAGCGTTACTGCACCGGCTGCGGGACTTGCACGCTTGTCTGTCCCACGGCGGCAATAATGCCTGAATACAATCCATTCAACAAATTCCTGTTTTATAAAAACAGGGGCGGGGAGCCTTACAGAAGGGGCGGCAGGAGAAACGACCCCTCAGCCTCAACGCTTGATAAGCTGAAATTCACAAGGATATCCATGCTTACCGACCCTGCGCTTGATGCAGGCAGGCATGAATTTTACATACGCACACTTTTGGGCAGGATCCCTCCGGCGGACAAACTGCCGGTAAAGGCGGCAGACGGCAGGCTGATTGTTGACAAGGGCGAATTCATACCGCCTGTGCGTGAGATATATCCGATTATGATAGGCAGCATGTCTGTCGGCGCGCTTTCTCCGCCTATGTGGGAAGGTCTTGCAATGGGCGTCGCCTATCTGAATGAAGCAGAGGGCCTGCCTGTTGTCATGTGCTCAGGCGAAGGCGGCATGCCCCCCCGGCTTTTAAAATCAAGATTTCTTAAATATTTCATACTCCAGATCGCCTCCGGCTATTTTGGCTGGGATGAGATTATTCATGCCCTTCCTCACATGAAAGAAGACCCGT from Nitrospirota bacterium includes these protein-coding regions:
- a CDS encoding 4Fe-4S binding protein yields the protein MEPASRLDQNHELTFREFPYIILWREDRCMRCGKCTAVCPVKAIEPAVSLQRLVKSEDSVPAPSLVRSITHVVKQVTDIERYCTGCGTCTLVCPTAAIMPEYNPFNKFLFYKNRGGEPYRRGGRRNDPSASTLDKLKFTRISMLTDPALDAGRHEFYIRTLLGRIPPADKLPVKAADGRLIVDKGEFIPPVREIYPIMIGSMSVGALSPPMWEGLAMGVAYLNEAEGLPVVMCSGEGGMPPRLLKSRFLKYFILQIASGYFGWDEIIHALPHMKEDPCAIEIKYGQGAKPGDGGLLMSYKVLKLIAEIRGVPKYVDLASPPTHQTKYSIEESVAKMIQSMSMAWGFRVPVYPKISGTKTAQAVLNNLARNPYAAGLYIDGEDGGTGAAYNVSMDKMGHPIASNLRDCYLDLVKQGKQNELPLIAAGGVGKTGNLAANTAALIMLGASAAAMGKYIMQAAAECFGDEYNRCSLCNTGRCPRGITTQDPKLYRRLDPDKVAERVVEVFKSADIELRKIFAPMGRSTQLPIGMSDGLSVGDKEIAERLKIDYAC